From the Brassica napus cultivar Da-Ae chromosome A8, Da-Ae, whole genome shotgun sequence genome, one window contains:
- the BNAA08G00370D gene encoding uncharacterized WD repeat-containing protein C2A9.03 isoform X2 produces MSNYQAEEDAAYMDHVDDDMEDVDDDLDDNFHGDDMAASDSDVDEFDYSDCMVTQKGAIFYDFWRNSRSIKSSILHFQLRNLVWATSKHDVYLMSQFLVSQYSTLTSGKHEILNVQGHVSPSEKHPGSLLEGFTKTQVSTLAVKDKFLVAGGFQGELICKHLDRPGVSFCSRTTYDDNAITNAIEIYNKPSGALHFTASNNDCGVRDFDMETYQLVNYFRFPWPVNHISMSPDGKLLTIVGDNPEGLLVDPNTGKTLETLAGHLDFSFASAWHPDGLTFSTGNQDKTCRVWDIRNLSKSVAVLRGNLGAIRSIRYTSDGKYMAMAEPADFVHVYDVSKGYETEQEIDFFGEISGISCSPDTEALFIGVWDRTYGSLLEYGRHHNYSYLDSFM; encoded by the exons atgtccAATTACCAAGCGGAGGAGGATGCTGCGTACATGGACCATGTTGATGATGATATGGAAGATGTAGACGATGATCTAGATGACAACTTTCATGGTGATGACATGGCTGCATCTGACTCCGATGTCGACGAGTTTGACTACTCT GATTGCATGGTTACACAAAAAGGGGCCATCTTTTATGATTTCTGGCGGAATTCAAGATCTATCAAATCAAGTATCCTCCATTTCCAG TTGAGGAATTTGGTATGGGCAACTTCTAAGCATGATGTGTACCTCATGTCACAATTTTTAGTGAGCCAATACTCTACTTTGACTTCTGGAAAGCATGAAATTCTCAATGTTCAAGGCCATGTTTCCCCATCCGAG AAACATCCTGGAAGTTTGCTGGAGGGATTTACGAAGACTCAAGTGAGTACGCTTGCAGTTAAAGATAAATTCTTAGTTGCTGGTGGATTTCAAGGAGAACTTATATGCAAG CATCTTGATAGACCTGGTGTGAGCTTCTGTTCCCGTACAACCTATGACGATAATGCTATCACCAATGCAATTGAGATTTATAACAAACCCAG TGGTGCACTTCATTTCACTGCCTCAAATAATGATTGTGGAGTCAGAGACTTTGATATGGAGACATATCAGCTTGTTAACTACTTTCGCTTTCCTTGGCCAGTCAAT CACATATCTATGAGCCCTGATGGTAAATTATTGACTATTGTGGGAGACAACCCGGAGGGTCTTCTCGTAGACCCCAACACTGGAAAG ACACTGGAAACGCTAGCAGGACATTTGGACTTTTCCTTTGCATCAGCATGGCACCCAGATGGGCTCACGTTCTCTACAGGTAACCAAGACAAGACCTGTCGGGTTTGGGACATTCGTAACCTGTCTAAATCTGTTGCTGTCTTGAGGGGTAACCTTGGAGCAATCCGATCTATCCGCTACACATCTGATGGGAAATACATGGCCATGGCTGAGCCGGCTGACTTTGTCCATGTCTACGATGTCTCGAAGGGGTATGAAACAGAGCAAGAGATCGATTTCTTTGGGGAGATATCGGGAATTTCCTGCAGCCCTGACACGGAAGCGCTCTTCATCGGTGTTTGGGACCGTACTTATGGTAGTCTCCTTGAGTATGGCCGCCACCACAACTACTCCTACCTCGATTCATTTATGTAA
- the BNAA08G00370D gene encoding uncharacterized WD repeat-containing protein C2A9.03 isoform X1, translating into MSNYQAEEDAAYMDHVDDDMEDVDDDLDDNFHGDDMAASDSDVDEFDYSSNKIADTSAEQARKGKDIQGIPWDRLSITREKYRQTRLDQYKNYENVPNSGNSSGKDCMVTQKGAIFYDFWRNSRSIKSSILHFQLRNLVWATSKHDVYLMSQFLVSQYSTLTSGKHEILNVQGHVSPSEKHPGSLLEGFTKTQVSTLAVKDKFLVAGGFQGELICKHLDRPGVSFCSRTTYDDNAITNAIEIYNKPSGALHFTASNNDCGVRDFDMETYQLVNYFRFPWPVNHISMSPDGKLLTIVGDNPEGLLVDPNTGKTLETLAGHLDFSFASAWHPDGLTFSTGNQDKTCRVWDIRNLSKSVAVLRGNLGAIRSIRYTSDGKYMAMAEPADFVHVYDVSKGYETEQEIDFFGEISGISCSPDTEALFIGVWDRTYGSLLEYGRHHNYSYLDSFM; encoded by the exons atgtccAATTACCAAGCGGAGGAGGATGCTGCGTACATGGACCATGTTGATGATGATATGGAAGATGTAGACGATGATCTAGATGACAACTTTCATGGTGATGACATGGCTGCATCTGACTCCGATGTCGACGAGTTTGACTACTCT AGTAATAAAATAGCAGATACTTCAGCTGAGCAAGCCCGTAAAGGCAAAGACATCCAGGGTATTCCTTGGGATAGGCTTAGCATTACCAGAGAGAAATACAGACAAACTAGACTAGACCAGTATAAAAACTACGAAAATGTCCCTAACTCTGGTAATTCCTCCGGGAAA GATTGCATGGTTACACAAAAAGGGGCCATCTTTTATGATTTCTGGCGGAATTCAAGATCTATCAAATCAAGTATCCTCCATTTCCAG TTGAGGAATTTGGTATGGGCAACTTCTAAGCATGATGTGTACCTCATGTCACAATTTTTAGTGAGCCAATACTCTACTTTGACTTCTGGAAAGCATGAAATTCTCAATGTTCAAGGCCATGTTTCCCCATCCGAG AAACATCCTGGAAGTTTGCTGGAGGGATTTACGAAGACTCAAGTGAGTACGCTTGCAGTTAAAGATAAATTCTTAGTTGCTGGTGGATTTCAAGGAGAACTTATATGCAAG CATCTTGATAGACCTGGTGTGAGCTTCTGTTCCCGTACAACCTATGACGATAATGCTATCACCAATGCAATTGAGATTTATAACAAACCCAG TGGTGCACTTCATTTCACTGCCTCAAATAATGATTGTGGAGTCAGAGACTTTGATATGGAGACATATCAGCTTGTTAACTACTTTCGCTTTCCTTGGCCAGTCAAT CACATATCTATGAGCCCTGATGGTAAATTATTGACTATTGTGGGAGACAACCCGGAGGGTCTTCTCGTAGACCCCAACACTGGAAAG ACACTGGAAACGCTAGCAGGACATTTGGACTTTTCCTTTGCATCAGCATGGCACCCAGATGGGCTCACGTTCTCTACAGGTAACCAAGACAAGACCTGTCGGGTTTGGGACATTCGTAACCTGTCTAAATCTGTTGCTGTCTTGAGGGGTAACCTTGGAGCAATCCGATCTATCCGCTACACATCTGATGGGAAATACATGGCCATGGCTGAGCCGGCTGACTTTGTCCATGTCTACGATGTCTCGAAGGGGTATGAAACAGAGCAAGAGATCGATTTCTTTGGGGAGATATCGGGAATTTCCTGCAGCCCTGACACGGAAGCGCTCTTCATCGGTGTTTGGGACCGTACTTATGGTAGTCTCCTTGAGTATGGCCGCCACCACAACTACTCCTACCTCGATTCATTTATGTAA
- the BNAA08G00370D gene encoding uncharacterized WD repeat-containing protein C2A9.03 isoform X3, which produces MSLTLDCMVTQKGAIFYDFWRNSRSIKSSILHFQLRNLVWATSKHDVYLMSQFLVSQYSTLTSGKHEILNVQGHVSPSEKHPGSLLEGFTKTQVSTLAVKDKFLVAGGFQGELICKHLDRPGVSFCSRTTYDDNAITNAIEIYNKPSGALHFTASNNDCGVRDFDMETYQLVNYFRFPWPVNHISMSPDGKLLTIVGDNPEGLLVDPNTGKTLETLAGHLDFSFASAWHPDGLTFSTGNQDKTCRVWDIRNLSKSVAVLRGNLGAIRSIRYTSDGKYMAMAEPADFVHVYDVSKGYETEQEIDFFGEISGISCSPDTEALFIGVWDRTYGSLLEYGRHHNYSYLDSFM; this is translated from the exons ATGTCCCTAACTCTG GATTGCATGGTTACACAAAAAGGGGCCATCTTTTATGATTTCTGGCGGAATTCAAGATCTATCAAATCAAGTATCCTCCATTTCCAG TTGAGGAATTTGGTATGGGCAACTTCTAAGCATGATGTGTACCTCATGTCACAATTTTTAGTGAGCCAATACTCTACTTTGACTTCTGGAAAGCATGAAATTCTCAATGTTCAAGGCCATGTTTCCCCATCCGAG AAACATCCTGGAAGTTTGCTGGAGGGATTTACGAAGACTCAAGTGAGTACGCTTGCAGTTAAAGATAAATTCTTAGTTGCTGGTGGATTTCAAGGAGAACTTATATGCAAG CATCTTGATAGACCTGGTGTGAGCTTCTGTTCCCGTACAACCTATGACGATAATGCTATCACCAATGCAATTGAGATTTATAACAAACCCAG TGGTGCACTTCATTTCACTGCCTCAAATAATGATTGTGGAGTCAGAGACTTTGATATGGAGACATATCAGCTTGTTAACTACTTTCGCTTTCCTTGGCCAGTCAAT CACATATCTATGAGCCCTGATGGTAAATTATTGACTATTGTGGGAGACAACCCGGAGGGTCTTCTCGTAGACCCCAACACTGGAAAG ACACTGGAAACGCTAGCAGGACATTTGGACTTTTCCTTTGCATCAGCATGGCACCCAGATGGGCTCACGTTCTCTACAGGTAACCAAGACAAGACCTGTCGGGTTTGGGACATTCGTAACCTGTCTAAATCTGTTGCTGTCTTGAGGGGTAACCTTGGAGCAATCCGATCTATCCGCTACACATCTGATGGGAAATACATGGCCATGGCTGAGCCGGCTGACTTTGTCCATGTCTACGATGTCTCGAAGGGGTATGAAACAGAGCAAGAGATCGATTTCTTTGGGGAGATATCGGGAATTTCCTGCAGCCCTGACACGGAAGCGCTCTTCATCGGTGTTTGGGACCGTACTTATGGTAGTCTCCTTGAGTATGGCCGCCACCACAACTACTCCTACCTCGATTCATTTATGTAA
- the LOC106354088 gene encoding photosystem I reaction center subunit V, chloroplastic, whose translation MAATSASALLSPTTFSTVISQKNPNSISFHGLRPLRLGGSSALPKLSTTSGRRSSSSAVVRAELSPSVVISLSTGLSLFLGRFVFFNFQRENVAKQVPEQNGKTHFEAGDDRAKEYVSLLKSNDPVGFNIVDVLAWGSIGHIVAYYVLATSSNGYDPSFFG comes from the coding sequence ATGGCGGCGACAAGCGCATCTGCTTTGCTCTCACCAACAACTTTCTCCACCGTAATCTCCCAGAAAAACCCAAACTCCATCTCATTCCACGGCCTTCGTCCTCTCCGACTCGGTGGCTCCTCCGCCTTACCAAAGCTATCCACCACCTCCGGAAGAAGATCTTCCTCCTCCGCCGTTGTGAGAGCTGAGCTCAGCCCATCCGTCGTCATTAGCCTCAGCACAGGTCTCTCCCTCTTCCTAGGCCGGTTCGTCTTCTTCAACTTTCAGAGAGAGAATGTGGCAAAACAGGTGCCGGAGCAGAACGGGAAGACCCACTTCGAAGCGGGAGATGATCGTGCCAAGGAGTACGTAAGCCTCTTGAAATCGAACGATCCAGTTGGATTCAACATCGTGGATGTTCTTGCTTGGGGTTCTATTGGTCACATCGTTGCTTACTATGTCTTGGCCACTTCTAGCAATGGCTACGATCCAAGCTTCTTTGGCTGA